One Drechmeria coniospora strain ARSEF 6962 chromosome 01, whole genome shotgun sequence genomic region harbors:
- a CDS encoding F-box domain-containing protein — translation MAQDPPTITRRLPLAASSISPTSSTSSRLVPSEGLLQGRRLVEPPNACSSGDAQPCRRTVSDRRPHQQRAAGSRLVLRSRLPSCPRLDKLPNEVLLQILGFLDVNDLLSTSRTSHLFRSLSLAPILHQYRLRRTRHLLPPLLSSPSRPSVADLMAQHIFLTHTSVVSRRLSRSLVSIRLGRRLAARPDPAALVDRSLLPKECVPGLTAVHVSPALLAKRKAVEMERVKDGLRRWVAATWTREVHEREEGVRRLEESRGVGRVWRLRRFWERVSKGVALAQAQTA, via the exons ATGGCCCAGGATCCACCCACCATCACCCGCCGCCTTCcactcgccgcctcctccatctccccgacctcctcgacctccaGCCGTCTCGTCCCAAGTGAGGGCCTCCTTCAGGGCCGCCGTTTGGTGGAGCCGCCGAATGCATGCTCGTCCGGTGACGCCCAACCTTGTCGTCGAACAGTCAGCGACCGTCGACCGCATCAGCAACGCGCCGCCGGTAGCCGTCTCGTTCTTCGCTCTCGTCTGCCATCCTGTCCTCGTCTCGACAAACTTCCCAACGAAGTGCTTCTCCAGATCCTCGGCTTTCTCGATGTCAACGATCTGCTGTCGACGTCCAGG ACCAGCCATCTATTccgctccctctccctcgcgCCCATCCTCCACCAGTACCGCCTCCGCCGCACCCGCCACCTGCTCCCCCCGCTGCTGTCGTCACCCTCGCGCCCCTCGGTCGCGGATCTCATGGCCCAACACATCTTTCTGACCCACACCTCCGTCGTCTCACGTCGCCTctctcgctcgctcgtctCCATACGTCTGggacgccgcctcgccgcaaGGCCCGATCcagccgccctcgtcgaccgctCCCTCCTGCCCAAGGAGTGTGTACCCGGCCTGACCGCCGTTCACGTATCGCCTGCCTTGCTCGCCAAGCGCAAGGCGGTCGAGATGGAGCGCGTCAAGGACGGCCTTCGCCGTTGGGTCGCCGCCACGTGGACGCGCGAGGTTCACGAGCGGGAGGAGGGCGTGAGGCGACTGGAGGAGAGCCGGGGCGTCGGCCGCGTATGGCGCCTGAGGAGGTTTTGGGAGCGTGTGAGCAAGGGTGTCGCTCTCGCTCAAGCACAGACGGCATGA
- a CDS encoding coiled-coil domain-containing protein 16: protein MADVRSLLRQQRAARRIEHPHAAYTDAGKLLCTLCRELVKAESLWDGHLQGDSHQRRAASAATLKSQNVTRDGEEGRSVTVGSNQTLPKQQKRKLDADEADEDSDTVDGTRGKRSRPDTVTDSSGNADRDPNSLLTPPPPASLPRKMSAMLSQGVEVKIPSRPATPAAPRDVTPSSSISGTAPSAMSPQRQQQAAGLTGSRPRKASTLSTSAVDESEWAAFEADVAADAAPYAEDAVISAPAMTAEESAAAAAAASTVDENGESRKAKADKDIEDEREEAARALEEEFEEMRELEERVKRLKEKREALRKRAESRGEESGPERPLVASTGNGKDGDSAAVSVNAGTELADEGGQAEADGEDDDDTEDDEDADWNGFLFRPS, encoded by the coding sequence ATGGCTGATGTACGCTCTCTCCTCCGCCAGCAGCGCGCCGCCAGACGCATAGAGCATCCGCACGCAGCCTACACGGATGCCGGCAAGCTGCTCTGCACATTATgccgcgagctcgtcaaggccgagaGTCTCTGGGACGGTCACCTTCAGGGCGATAGTCATCAGCGTCGCGCCGCTTCTGCTGCCACCTTGAAAAGCCAGAATGTCACacgggacggcgaggaggggaggagcGTCACCGTTGGAAGCAACCAGACCTTGCCGAAACAGCAGAAGCGCAAGCTGGACGCTGACGAGGCAGACGAAGACTCCGATACAGTCGACGGTACGCGAGGCAAGCGCAGCAGGCCAGACACAGTGACGGATTCCAGCGGCAACGCCGACCGGGACCCGAATTCACTGCtaacgccgccgccgccggcctctcTCCCCCGTAAAATGTCGGCAATGCTCTCTCAAGGAGTCGAAGTCAAGATTCCGTCGAGACCTGCCACACCCGCTGCTCCGCGGGACGTCaccccgtcctcctcgatATCGGGCACCGCGCCTTCGGCCATGTCCCCACAGCGGCAGCAACAAGCGGCAGGACTGACGGggtctcggcctcggaagGCGAGCACGCTCAGCACCTCTGCCGTGGACGAATCCGAATGGGCCGCGTTCGAAGCCGACGTTGCGGCCGATGCGGCGCCCtatgccgaggatgccgtcatctcggcgccggccatgacTGCGGAGGAATctgcggcggccgccgccgccgcttccacCGTGGATGAAAATGGCGAAAGCCGCAAGGCCAAAGCGGATAAAGACATCGAGGATGAacgggaggaggcggcgcgggcgcTGGAGGAGGAGTTTGAGGAGATGCGGGAGCTCGAGGAACGGGTGAAGCGGCTCAAGGAGAAGCGCGAGGCGTTGCGGAAGCGAGCCGAGAGCCGCGGCGAGGAGTCGGGTCCCGAAAGGCCGCTTGTGGCATCGACGGGAAACGGGAAGGATGGGGACTCAGCTGCAGTCTCCGTCAATGCTGGGACCGAGTTGGCCGATGAAGGCGGTCAAGCCGAGGcggatggcgaggacgatgacgacaccgaggatgacgaggatgccgactGGAACGGCTTTCTCTTCCGACCCTCGTAG